The nucleotide sequence GGTGGTTTTCCAGGGGCCTGGAGTTGTACGCAGCATATGGGGATATGCGGGGGAGGCACAGGGGCCTTCCGCCTTTTGATAATTTTACATTTGCCCGGCTCGAGCAGGCATTCCAGACAGCCAAGAGACAAGACGCATCCTATTACTCGTGGGCTGTCATTTCATATGTGATGGATACTTACGGCAAGGATAAACTCAAGACTATTTATAAACAGAGCGGCGCTTTCAGCGATAAATTCTCGAAAGCCTTCGGCGTCGACCTGAAATCGCTCGAAAAGAAGTCCGGTGAAATATTTTTGGCATATAAATAATTATGGTGACAGCATACTTAATTATTACAGAGGAGACCACATGAAAAGAGCCGTTAGTGTCGTCGTTTTTTCGTTATTATTCTTGTCCACTTTTATTATTCCCGCCTATTGCGCCGAAACGCCTGCCCCCGCGCCGGTCATCAAGGCCGTCACCGCGTCGTCCGAAGTAGATAACAACAGGCCGGAGAAGGTGGTAGACGGTAAACCTTTGATGCGCTGGGAATCGGAATGGAAAGATAACCAGTGGATACAGGTGGAATTTGAGCAACCCGTCGACCTGTACGGTATGGAGATAAAATGGGAGACAGCCGCGGCATACCGCTATAAGGTCCTGGGTTCGGCCGACGGCGCCGCGTGGCAGGCCCTCGCCGAGATAAACGACGGAAACGAAGGCGAGGACATAAGAATAAATTTCAAAGAGAAGACGTCGTGCAAATTCGTAAAAATAGACTGCATCGAGAAGACGACGGCATGGGG is from Candidatus Omnitrophota bacterium and encodes:
- a CDS encoding discoidin domain-containing protein, whose amino-acid sequence is MKRAVSVVVFSLLFLSTFIIPAYCAETPAPAPVIKAVTASSEVDNNRPEKVVDGKPLMRWESEWKDNQWIQVEFEQPVDLYGMEIKWETAAAYRYKVLGSADGAAWQALAEINDGNEGEDIRINFKEKTSCKFVKIDCIEKTTAWGFSIWEIGFKTDGPYKDIPKRMSIPKGKAFFTVKQEKGKYWLFGPGG